CGTAGAATTTGTTCACGACGGAATGCAGCTAATGGATTACCTTCTGAACCCTGACACCAAACTTCCTGATATTTTATTTCTGGATTTAAATATGCCGAAAAAAACAGGAAAAGAATGTTTGATCGAAATTAAGAAAACAGAACATCTTAAAGATATAATTATCGCCATTTACTCTACTTCATCTTCTGAAGAAGATATTGAAGATACATTTATTCAGGGCGCCAATATTTATATTAAAAAGCCAAGCGATTTCAACACGCTTAAAAAAATAATTAATGAAGTCGTGACCGTAAACTGGCACTATCATACCTCAGGGTTAAATCGTGATAATTTCTTGCTGCGACTAAAATAAAGTATACCAATGAAATGGATACCAAATTTTAATTCTTCAAACTCTTTGAGAGTTATTTTTGTAATCGCAGTTTTCATTCTGTTATTTATTTCATCTATTGCCTATAAGCATAATCAGGACTTGAACGAATCGAGCAAACTGGTTATGCATACTTATGAAATAAACATTCAGTTAGAACGATTAATGTCGGCCATAAAAGATGCCGAAACGGGACAGCGCGGGTATATTATTACCCGAAATGCCCGTTTCCTTACACCGTACATATATTCGCGCGATAAGGTAAACACTTCATTTATAACCTTAAAAAAATTAACTGCAGATAATCCGCAGCA
This portion of the Flavobacterium gelatinilyticum genome encodes:
- a CDS encoding response regulator; the protein is MQKNALFILLADDDEDDRLFFKDAFEEIKIQTNVEFVHDGMQLMDYLLNPDTKLPDILFLDLNMPKKTGKECLIEIKKTEHLKDIIIAIYSTSSSEEDIEDTFIQGANIYIKKPSDFNTLKKIINEVVTVNWHYHTSGLNRDNFLLRLK